A genomic region of Dreissena polymorpha isolate Duluth1 chromosome 4, UMN_Dpol_1.0, whole genome shotgun sequence contains the following coding sequences:
- the LOC127878532 gene encoding adhesion G-protein coupled receptor G6-like translates to MEKRSKYFTKVSSNPSKTSAVFGYISLICLSISILSLIATLIVYIILPNLRTLPGLNIMSLSTWLLISSSLLFANNFVTVDVEWLCKTLGFLLHFSLLSGFGWMFICTFHIMRTFTSLTNHSKNAPIPYSTYVRYVAVAEILAIVLSASHVIVSMKTNNTFGYGGHPCYLTNPRMNLFFVAIPISVVMVTNLVMFISVIVKLMRLPQLNGTKSRERNNITIFIKLSTITGMAWIFGIVYELTDVELFGFLFIIFNASQGVLIMFSFVINKRVASLLFKNTFAAPKSLSTNQTKTRPTKEMAQASQHVT, encoded by the coding sequence ATGGAAAAACGCTCGAAATATTTTACCAAAGTGTCATCCAATCCTTCAAAAACCAGTGCGGTATTTGGCTATATCTCCTTGATATGCTTATCCATATCCATACTATCGCTGATAGCCACGCTTATCGTTTATATAATACTACCAAATCTACGAACACTGCCGGGCCTAAATATTATGTCATTGTCTACATGGTTACTGATTTCCAGTTCGCTGCTGTTTGCTAATAATTTTGTTACTGTTGATGTTGAATGGCTCTGTAAAACACTCGGGTTTTTACTTCATTTTAGTTTGCTGTCCGGATTCGGTTGGATGTTCATATGCACGTTTCATATAATGCGAACGTTCACCAGTTTGACTAACCATAGCAAGAATGCACCAATTCCATACAGTACATACGTAAGATACGTGGCTGTCGCGGAGATTTTGGCGATAGTTCTGTCTGCTTCTCATGTAATAGtatcaatgaaaacaaataacacaTTTGGCTATGGCGGTCATCCTTGTTACCTCACCAATCCACGGATGAACCTGTTCTTTGTTGCAATTCCTATTTCTGTAGTGATGGTAACTAATTTGGTCATGTTCATTTCCGTTATCGTAAAACTTATGCGTCTCCCTCAATTGAACGGTACAAAATCTCGCGAgagaaataatataacaatattcatCAAACTGTCAACAATCACTGGCATGGCATGGATATTTGGGATCGTTTATGAGCTAACCGACGTAGAGTTGTTTGGATTTCTTTTCATAATTTTCAACGCCAGTCAAGGCGTTTTGATTATGTTCTCATTCGTGATAAACAAACGTGTTGCCAGCTTGCTCTTCAAAAACACATTCGCTGCGCCCAAAAGCTTGTCCACAAATCAAACTAAAACTCGTCCCACCAAGGAAATGGCCCAGGCTTCTCAACACGTGACGTAG